Part of the Octopus bimaculoides isolate UCB-OBI-ISO-001 chromosome 21, ASM119413v2, whole genome shotgun sequence genome, ACTTATCGCTGTTTTGTTCCCGCTTAGAATTCGCATAACGTCGTCTCGATCCAGCTGCACGATCGCCCTGATCTGGTTGTTCTCGGTGGCAATAGCTTCCGCAGAATTATTTGTGGCCAGAGCTGCAGAAGTTTACTTCCAAGGAGACATCGTTAAGGTATGCGTCGAGACCTGGGAAAAACCGTTGCTCGGTTTGATTTACTGGTGGTTGAACACCGTTTGTCTTTGTTTCAttccttttattgttttaatggtGACTTACTCAATACTTGTTAACGTCTTGTGGAAGAGAAGAGCACCAGGAAATGAGGACACGAGCAGAGACCAGCTGGCCATAAGAGCCAAAAGAAAGGTGAGACTGCCATTATTTTAATGTTGTATATCTTGtgcttgttaatattattttatctgttttacgACAGTCACTCTGAAAATTGTACACGTTTTATGGCAATCGGTTagattactatatttattttgttattgggATTAATATGAGTGTTTTCGTAGAATCCCCTTCATTTccactacaggcacaaggcttcgaatttgtgggaaggggatagtcaaacccagtacttgactggtacttaatttatcgaccccgaaatgatgaaaga contains:
- the LOC106875769 gene encoding RYamide receptor isoform X2, whose protein sequence is MSSSTNIAIAIDRLIAVLFPLRIRITSSRSSCTIALIWLFSVAIASAELFVARAAEVYFQGDIVKVCVETWEKPLLGLIYWWLNTVCLCFIPFIVLMVTYSILVNVLWKRRAPGNEDTSRDQLAIRAKRKVVKMLLTIVVMFGVCWTPLGIIIMFLEYNNDLVFTPGSKLMSIYIALHWLAMAHSSVNPIIYGFMNDNFRDDLKGLFKKLRLFSSVRSASTEHAP